ATCAGATAGAAAGGAATAAGCTCGATTTCGTAGAAAAGGAAAAAGAGTAATAAATTATTAGCGATTAACGCCCCCGTAATGCCACTATTAATCAGCAAAATCAGTGAGTAATAGAGTTTGGGACGGTGGTTTTCCTCACCAATGCTGTAGATCGCAACTAGGGTCAGGAGGCCATTTAGCACAATGAGGGGCAATGATAAACCATCAACGCCGAGGTTGTAGTTCATACCCAGCACGCTAAGCCAGGCGTGAAACTCGGTGTACTGCATTACCGTACTTTGAAGGTCAAGATTTAAAAGTAGGTAACTACTAATGGCCAAGGCCGAAACGGTAAATACTGTTGCGACAATACGGCTTAAAGGTCGAGGAAATAAGGCGATCGCCCCAATCCCTAATAATGGCAAAAACAAAAGTAAACTCAGCATGGCTTCTCAGATCAAACAATAAAAAGGATGTTAAAAACTTAGCTGGGAAAAGTAGGGATAAAAGATTGCCAAGATAAAGAGCAAAACTCCCGCGACAATTGAAATCGCGTAGTACTGACTTTGGCCAGAGTTGTTGTACTTTAGGCTTTGCCCACTAAAGAGCGTTGCAATCCCAAGAAGATTAATCACGCCATCGACAAAGTAGCGATCTAACCAGTCAACAATTTTTGAGATAAATGTCACGGCAAAAATCACCGTATTTCTGTACAGTTCCGCAGTGTAAAGATCCTTGGCAAAGAACTCACGAACTGGCTCAGGGAAAAGATTTATCGGCTTGGCAATGCTGGGGGAGAGATATAAATAACTCGCCGTACCACCACCGACAAGGGTAGACAGAACTAAAGCGGCAACGAGGGAAATATTGAGTTGTTGCCAGCCGGGTAATAGCCCTAAGGTTGCCAAAATTAGAGGGGTATGGAGCGCAAAGCCTGCTAACACAACTGTGGGTAAAACTAATGCCCATAATCCTTCCGGCGATCGCACCATCATCGGTTTACGCTTACCGCCGAAGACGAGGCTAAATTCCCGCATCACACTAAAGGCCGTCAAGGCATTGACGATAATAACCACAACCGCAAGGGTCGGACGGGTTGCCCAAAAATTGCTAGTGAGTCTTGCCAAACTCCAAAAACCACCGAAGGGCGGTAGGGCCACAAGGGACGCTGCACCAATCAGATAACAAATGCCAGTAATGGGGCGACGGGACCAAAGGCCACCATATTGACTCAGATCCTGGGTGATATTGGTCAAAATTACGCTGCCGATCGCCATAATCAAGAGCGCCATGGCCACACCGTAGGTCAGCATCAACACCAGAGTCGTTTCATCCTGCTGCGCACCTACCGCCATAAAGACGATACCCATATAAGCACTCACGGAATAGGACAAGGAACGCTTGAGATCAACTTGGGCGATCGCCACCAACGATGCCCCAATCGCAGTGGTCGCACCGATAACAATCATAAATGTCGACGCAAAATCCGACAGGGCAAAGATTGGCTGCAATTTAATCAACACCCATGCACCAGTGCCCACCACCAAACTGTTACGTACAATGGTCGCCGGCATAGGGCCTTCCATCGCCTCATCCAGCCATAAATGCAAGGGAAATTGGGCACATTTACCAAGGGGGCCAGCAATGAGGCCGAAACAGAGTAACGTCGCTAAAGTTGGATTAATCTCAGCGGTACTCGCCCACACAGCCAATTCATCAAAATTCCAAGTTCCCGCCAAAGGCAACAGCGCCACCACACTCATTAGCAAAAATAGGTCGCCCACACGTTTGGTCAGAAAAGCATCCCTTGCTCCGGTCACCACAAGTGATTGGTTAAACCAATAGCCGATGAGAAGATAAGTGCCTAGGGTTAAGACTTCTAGAACGACATAGCTGAAAAAGAGGGAATTACAAAGCACTAACGCGCACATCCCAGCTTCAAAAAGACCCATCGTTGCATAGAATCTTGCCCAGCCCCAATCCATCTCTAAATAGGCGATCGCATAGAACTGCGCTAATAAATTAATCCCTGTAATCAGGATCAACGCACCAATCGTTACGCTAGAAATTTTTAGATCAAGGGTCAGATCCAAACCAGCGGCCTGAAGCCACGTAAAAGAAACCTTTTGGACTGGTTGCTGCCATGTTTCGAGAAACGCCACACAGCTATGCACTAAAGCCGTAATAGTGCACAGAATATTGAGATAACCCGCTGGGCGGGGTCCCATTTTTCGATTAATGCCGGGCATCCACAATGCCGATAAACCCATCCCAATTAGGGTGTAGCAGGGGACAAGCCAGACTGTCTGACTAAGAGATGTATTCATGTGAGGATGGCGTCAAGTTTGTGTGCTGATATTGATATGTGCTTGAAATAGACTGTACTGTGTCAATGGACAATTGAGAAAACAGTTTTTTGCAGGAAAAGAGTGTCTGTACGCACCTGAGTTTATCTGCCCAACTCTCCGAAGAGAATATAGAAAAGACTCAATAGCTTTGGCTAATTTAAAGAATCACTAGCATCCCAGCCAAATGGTGGTTAGACCGGTTAGCCTTCGGTCATCGCAGATCTCTCCAAATACTTGGAGAACAGGAGTCGTTACACTGCTCTTTTGTTTTTATTAAGTTAGATTGAGTTTAACAATGTCATAGACGATAGTCAATGAATGAAAATATTGACATAGCTTTAATTCTATATAAGCAATACTAAACATTCCTGTGCTGTTAGAAAAGGAAAGCGATCGCCCATCAGCACACCCAGAATTTTTAGGCTTAGGATGCCCCAGTCCAATAAATTTTTGCCCCAATCCAAACCTGACCACTGGTCACAACCCGCCCGAACGCACCGCCGCCCCAATTATCATAGAGAGCAGCCTTTAGTCCCGGTAAAACTTCATCCATGCGCTCACAGGGTTTTGTTTCATTCAGCATTTTGAGTTGACCATCGCCTAACTGCAAAATTTTGCCGCGACTTTGGGTGAGATCTAAGCCCCGCACGAGAATATTGGCACGCCGCACTGAGGGGTCAAGATCAGCTTCTAATGCCATCATCACTCGCTCCCACACCGCTGCATCAAGGAGGGTAACCTGTCGCCAGCCCCGTTGATCAGCATTATTTTGTAACCCTTTACCTTGCACCAGCTCCGCCCGTTCAACGCTATCCATGGGTGCTCCTTTGCCCCGTTTAATCCAAATTTTTTCGACTGTGCCCACTGCGACCATCGCTCACTCGCTCTATGCTGCGCCGTCGATATTTTACTTATAAAAATCCCTCGAAACCTAGGGCGATCGCCCCACAACCCACAGCGAAATCTACCCATATGAGCCGATATGATTTTTATGACATTAGTATTCGGATCTCGTCGTATCCTCTGTCTATAAGTTGATCAATAAATTGATCAGTATTTCATTTTCTTTGATCAGGGAAGCACAAGTTTAGTCACGCAGCTAATGCCAATCAATAGCTTTGAATTTTTAATCCTTATCCTCTACAGCTGGGTTTTATGGTATGTCTACCAAAGTATTGTCGAAGAGCTAGATCAGTTAACAGCCATCAAAATGAACCAAGGTCAGTTACAAGAGCAGCTAGAAAGCCTTGGTTTAGCCAAACAGCTCACCATCCAGTGTGGCTTTTCCCGCACCCCCCTCGCGGAAGAAATGCGGACATTTACGCTCATTGTGGCGAATCGCTTGCCGGAAGGAAGCTATCTTTATGTGGACTGGCAGCGCAGCACTTTTCGCACCTTTAGTGGTGAGGTGAAACGTTTATTTCGTATCCCCCGTGGCCAAAACCTTGATTTATTTGAAGGACAGTCTCTGAGCATTGTCGCGCCGGGAGAAACCCTCGTTGAAATTGTTACCCTCGAAAATTGTTTGATGTTTGATAAAGAATCCGGCTACTCAATTGTCAGTCCAATTTTTAGGATTCCGGAGTTAAAAAAGGCTCGCGATCGCGGTATGCAGTTTGGGGTAAATGTCTTTTTCCATGAGCCTGCCCGCCCGGAGGAAAATAAACCCGATCGCTTCTATGCCATCACTTGCCCTTTTAATATTGTCAAACTTCCGTGGCAAAGTGCTGTTTACTGGCGGCCAAAACGTTAGGGCGATCGCCGCAACATCACAACCAACTAGGTGAATTCTTGGCAACTTTACACTAGGATAAAACCACACTTAGCTGGCCTGACCCCGCCCTAAGCTTGTGAATGGCTTTGAAATTTTGCTCCTGTTTGTCTATATCATCATGCTCTGGTATGTCTATCAGAGCATTGTTGAGGAGATTAATAATCTGACCGAAATTGTCCTTAATAAAGACTTTCTCAAGGTACAGCTAGGCAAATTTGGACTGGAAGAAAAACTCTCTTTAAAATTTGACTTTGGTAAGTCGCCCCTAACCGATACGCTAAACGACTTTAAAATTACCCTCGAAAACCAAACCTTCAAGCAATATTTTGCCGTCCACTGGAATCAAAGTACCTTAATGGATTTTGACGGCAAATCCCAACGCCTCATCCGCTTACCACCCGCCCTCAATATTGATCTGTTTCAGGCTCAAGCCAGTAGTGTCATCTCACCGCGGGAAATCCTAGAAGACAAGTTAACCGTTGAAAGTAGCCTGAAGCTCAAAGGCCAAGACACTCCCATTTACGAAATTGCGGCACCCATCTTTCCGTCTGATTTATTAAAAGAGGCGCGCGATGAAAATTTTGATTTTGAGCTGACCTTGATGCTCCAATGCTCTGAGTACGATTCTGAAAAGTGGTATCCGGTGGTCTATCCCATTACCTGTAGCTTTGACATTGTTAAAAAGCCGTGGCAAAAGGCGCTGTACTGGCGACAAAAAACCGATAAAAAGAAAGCTGACAAGAGCAAAAAAGAGAAAATAAAAAAATCTCGCAAAGCACGCAAACAGGCAAAAGACGACTATCGTAGCCAGCAGAGCAAATGACCTGTTGACTTAAAAAGAATTTAAAGTGACGACGCGGCGAAGGGGAGCACAGGGGACGGGGAGATTTTTCATTTAAAAGTATTGCCAATGTCCAAAAATGTATGCTCAAACTTTTTCTCCGTGTCTCCCTTTCTCCGTGTCTCCCTTTCTCCGTGTCTCCCTTTCTCCGTGTCTCCATTCCCCCTCTCTCCGTTTCTCCTTTTCTACCAAGGCCGCTCAATCCCTGACCCAAACCGACTTCAGCTAGCCCTAAATCTTTAGTTCGGGAACCCGTACATTTCGGGGTGTTGTATATGTTGAAACATCTCGGCTAAATTAGCACTCAGAGATTGAGAGTGCTAAACTTTCATTCGCAACTATTTTAGTCATTTTAGAAATCTGGAGATTTTATCCATGGCAGCAATTAGCATCAATGTTTCTACCCTCAAGCCCCTCGGCGATCGCGTCTTCGTCAAGGTTAGTGAGTCTGAAGAAAAAACTGCTGGTGGCATCCTGCTTCCCGATAGTGCAAAGGAAAAGCCTCAAATCGGTGAAGTTGTTGCCGTCGGTGAAGGCAAGCGCAACGATGATGGTAGTCGCTCCGCTGTTGATGTAAAAGTTGGCGACAAGGTTCTCTACTCTAAGTATGCTGGTACTGATATCAAATTCAGTGGCGATGATTATGTTCTCCTCTCCGAAAAGGACATCCTTGCAACTGTTGCTTAACATTTTCTGTGATTGTTAGGTAATCCCAGTGATTTAGATTTTTTTATTTTTTCTTGTAAATCTCTACAGATAGGAATTCATTCCCTATGGCTAAGTCTATTATTTATAACGAAGACGCACGTCGCGCTTTAGAGAAGGGCATTGACCTCCTCGCTGAAGCTGTTGCCGTCACTATCGGTCCGAAAGGTCGTAATGTTGTCCTCGAAAAGAAATTTGGTGCACCTCAAATCGTTAATGATGGTGTCACGATCGCCAAGGAAATCGAGCTAGAGGATCACATCGAAAACACGGGTGTTTCTCTGATTCGCCAAGCGGCTTCTAAAACGAATGATGTGGCTGGTGACGGTACAACAACTGCGACTGTCCTTGCCCATGCAATGGTTAAAGAAGGTCTCCGTAACGTGGCGGCTGGTGCCAACCCCATCGCCATTAAGCGTGGTATCGACAAGGCTTCTGATTTCCTCGTTGGTCGCATTAAGGAACTCGCTAGCCCCGTTGAGAACTCCGAGGCGATCGCCCAAGTGGGTTCTATCTCCGCTGGTAACGATAAGGAAGTCGGCGAGATGATTGCCAGAGCGATGGATAAGGTCGGCAAAGAAGGCGTTATCTCCCTTGAAGAAGGCAAGTCCATGGAGACTGAGCTAGAAATCACGGAAGGGATGCGTTTCGATAAGGGCTACACTTCCCCTTACTTCGTCACCGACACTGATCGCATGGAAGCGGTTCTGGAAGAGCCTTACATCTTGATCACTGACAAGAAAATCACCCTCGTTCAGGACCTCGTTCCTGTGCTTGAGCAGGTTGCTCGTCAGGGTAAACCCCTGATGATCATCGCTGAGGACATCGAAAAAGAAGCTCTCGCAACCCTCGTGGTGAACCGTCTTCGTGGTGTACTCAATGTTGCTGCGGTTAAGGCTCCCGGTTTCGGCGATCGCCGTAAGCAGATGCTCGAAGATATTGCAGTTCTCACTGGTGGTCAAATGATTACCGAAGACGCAGGTCTCAAGCTTGAGAGCACCACTATCGATATGCTCGGCACAGCTCGTCGCGTCAATATCACCAAAGACAACACCACAATCGTTGCTGACGGAAACGAAGCCGCAGTTAAAACTCGTTGTGACCAGATTCGCCGTCAAATCGATGAGTCCGAGTCTTCCTACGATGTCGAGAAGCTCCAAGAGCGTTTGGCTAAGCTCTCCGGTGGTGTGGCAGTAATCAAAGTTGGTGCTGCAACTGAAACTGAAATGAAAGATCGTAAACTCCGCCTCGAAGATGCTATCAACGCAACTAAGGCTGCTGTCGAAGAAGGTATCGTTCCTGGTGGCGGTACAACCCTTGCTCACCTCGCTCCTGAACTGGAAGCTTGGGCAAACGATAACCTCTCTGCTGAACAGCTCACCGGTGCGCTAATCGTTGCTCGTGCTTTGACTGCTCCTCTCAAGCGTATTGCTGAGAATGCTGGTCAGAACGGCGCGGTAATCGCTGAGCGCGTTAAGGAAAAGGACTTCAACACTGGCTTCAACGCTGCAACTAACGAA
This [Limnothrix rosea] IAM M-220 DNA region includes the following protein-coding sequences:
- a CDS encoding NAD(P)H-quinone oxidoreductase subunit F, producing the protein MNTSLSQTVWLVPCYTLIGMGLSALWMPGINRKMGPRPAGYLNILCTITALVHSCVAFLETWQQPVQKVSFTWLQAAGLDLTLDLKISSVTIGALILITGINLLAQFYAIAYLEMDWGWARFYATMGLFEAGMCALVLCNSLFFSYVVLEVLTLGTYLLIGYWFNQSLVVTGARDAFLTKRVGDLFLLMSVVALLPLAGTWNFDELAVWASTAEINPTLATLLCFGLIAGPLGKCAQFPLHLWLDEAMEGPMPATIVRNSLVVGTGAWVLIKLQPIFALSDFASTFMIVIGATTAIGASLVAIAQVDLKRSLSYSVSAYMGIVFMAVGAQQDETTLVLMLTYGVAMALLIMAIGSVILTNITQDLSQYGGLWSRRPITGICYLIGAASLVALPPFGGFWSLARLTSNFWATRPTLAVVVIIVNALTAFSVMREFSLVFGGKRKPMMVRSPEGLWALVLPTVVLAGFALHTPLILATLGLLPGWQQLNISLVAALVLSTLVGGGTASYLYLSPSIAKPINLFPEPVREFFAKDLYTAELYRNTVIFAVTFISKIVDWLDRYFVDGVINLLGIATLFSGQSLKYNNSGQSQYYAISIVAGVLLFILAIFYPYFSQLSF
- the groL gene encoding chaperonin GroEL (60 kDa chaperone family; promotes refolding of misfolded polypeptides especially under stressful conditions; forms two stacked rings of heptamers to form a barrel-shaped 14mer; ends can be capped by GroES; misfolded proteins enter the barrel where they are refolded when GroES binds), producing MAKSIIYNEDARRALEKGIDLLAEAVAVTIGPKGRNVVLEKKFGAPQIVNDGVTIAKEIELEDHIENTGVSLIRQAASKTNDVAGDGTTTATVLAHAMVKEGLRNVAAGANPIAIKRGIDKASDFLVGRIKELASPVENSEAIAQVGSISAGNDKEVGEMIARAMDKVGKEGVISLEEGKSMETELEITEGMRFDKGYTSPYFVTDTDRMEAVLEEPYILITDKKITLVQDLVPVLEQVARQGKPLMIIAEDIEKEALATLVVNRLRGVLNVAAVKAPGFGDRRKQMLEDIAVLTGGQMITEDAGLKLESTTIDMLGTARRVNITKDNTTIVADGNEAAVKTRCDQIRRQIDESESSYDVEKLQERLAKLSGGVAVIKVGAATETEMKDRKLRLEDAINATKAAVEEGIVPGGGTTLAHLAPELEAWANDNLSAEQLTGALIVARALTAPLKRIAENAGQNGAVIAERVKEKDFNTGFNAATNEFVDMLAAGIVDPAKVTRSATQNAASIAGMVLTTECIVVDKPEKDAAGAAPGAGDFDY
- a CDS encoding MOSC domain-containing protein — translated: MVAVGTVEKIWIKRGKGAPMDSVERAELVQGKGLQNNADQRGWRQVTLLDAAVWERVMMALEADLDPSVRRANILVRGLDLTQSRGKILQLGDGQLKMLNETKPCERMDEVLPGLKAALYDNWGGGAFGRVVTSGQVWIGAKIYWTGAS
- the groES gene encoding co-chaperone GroES → MAAISINVSTLKPLGDRVFVKVSESEEKTAGGILLPDSAKEKPQIGEVVAVGEGKRNDDGSRSAVDVKVGDKVLYSKYAGTDIKFSGDDYVLLSEKDILATVA